From the Butyrivibrio fibrisolvens genome, one window contains:
- a CDS encoding glycosyltransferase family 4 protein translates to MGYHRDFKISQKYNLTIGNNDNCDIIICGFVSEEEKLRLIEKSKALLFPSIREGWGIIVSEAAARGTPSIVYNSPGARDAVDFGNAGYMCDSNNPSDLAKLMLDTIENANRYTDIQHKALAYVKRFSWNHNRDEIVQMICRLSSD, encoded by the coding sequence ATGGGTTATCATAGAGATTTTAAAATATCACAAAAGTATAATCTGACAATTGGAAATAACGATAATTGTGATATCATAATATGTGGCTTCGTATCAGAAGAAGAGAAGCTTAGGCTTATAGAAAAGTCTAAGGCACTTCTATTTCCTTCAATAAGAGAAGGATGGGGAATCATAGTGTCAGAGGCAGCTGCCAGAGGGACTCCGAGTATTGTATATAACAGCCCCGGAGCTAGAGATGCGGTGGACTTTGGCAATGCGGGATATATGTGTGATAGTAATAACCCTTCTGATCTAGCTAAGCTTATGCTTGATACTATTGAGAATGCAAATAGATATACTGATATACAGCATAAAGCATTAGCATATGTAAAAAGATTTAGCTGGAATCACAATCGAGATGAGATAGTACAAATGATATGTAGATTGAGTTCTGACTGA
- a CDS encoding transposase: MIPYKQLSLADIYADCQDKFENDKPAFLSLLENHIDLDEIIPLSFIKHFYASTGRSRKYPLKAMLWALIIQRIFTIPTDQLLLVFLAYSKPLREFCGFTKVPDASKITRFKQDFLDDLQLVFDKLVDITEPICQAIDSAKANMTIFDSSGIEAFVTENNPKYANRIIKQLKAYAKAMGFYKSYDPYKAAYGLMPSHASANPEIKQLYINGHFCYVFKFGIVTNGLGIVRHISFYNKDFLASHPDIIVEKKSDSPDEDKCVHDAKLLIPTLQDFFSKHPLINPKTFLGDAAFDSTLLYKQLLTGDTFGTDKHFSKAYIPLNSRAGIKYPDCKVNADGIPCCPNDDSLPMKSDGKSSSKNGLVRFKFVCPKIKYVYDKSTGKQHRECQCDNPCTDSSCGRMIHIYPEKNLRAYPGVLRGTEEWNNTYKIRTAVERDINHMKDYLCLAGRRTQNEKNLACRPYPCRYHSAHHRRSR, encoded by the coding sequence ATGATACCATATAAACAGCTTTCTTTGGCTGATATCTATGCAGATTGCCAAGATAAATTTGAAAATGACAAGCCTGCGTTTTTGTCTCTATTAGAAAACCATATCGACCTTGATGAAATTATTCCGCTTTCTTTTATAAAGCATTTCTATGCATCAACGGGAAGATCCCGTAAATACCCATTAAAAGCTATGCTCTGGGCTTTAATTATCCAACGCATTTTTACTATCCCCACAGATCAGCTTCTACTGGTCTTTCTTGCATACTCGAAGCCACTTCGTGAATTCTGTGGTTTTACCAAAGTTCCTGATGCTTCTAAAATAACCCGCTTTAAGCAAGATTTTCTGGATGACTTACAGCTTGTTTTTGATAAGCTCGTCGATATTACCGAGCCTATCTGTCAGGCTATTGATTCTGCAAAAGCCAACATGACCATCTTTGATTCTTCTGGGATTGAAGCCTTTGTCACTGAAAACAATCCCAAGTATGCTAACAGGATCATCAAACAGCTTAAGGCATATGCCAAAGCAATGGGTTTTTATAAATCCTATGATCCCTATAAGGCAGCTTATGGATTGATGCCTTCTCATGCTTCTGCCAATCCTGAAATCAAACAGTTATATATCAACGGCCATTTCTGCTACGTTTTCAAGTTTGGCATTGTGACAAACGGCCTGGGAATTGTCCGACATATTTCTTTTTACAACAAAGACTTTTTGGCATCTCACCCGGATATCATTGTTGAAAAGAAATCTGATTCACCTGACGAAGATAAATGTGTTCATGACGCAAAACTTCTCATTCCCACACTTCAGGACTTCTTTTCAAAACATCCGCTCATCAATCCCAAAACATTTTTGGGCGATGCTGCTTTTGATTCAACTCTTCTGTATAAACAACTGCTTACAGGTGATACTTTTGGAACAGATAAACATTTTTCAAAAGCATATATACCTTTAAACAGTAGAGCAGGAATCAAATATCCTGATTGCAAAGTAAATGCTGACGGTATACCCTGTTGTCCTAATGATGACTCACTTCCGATGAAATCCGATGGTAAATCTTCAAGTAAGAATGGTTTAGTAAGGTTCAAATTTGTCTGTCCAAAAATCAAATATGTTTACGATAAATCTACCGGCAAGCAACATCGAGAGTGCCAATGCGATAACCCTTGTACCGATTCTTCCTGCGGTCGTATGATACATATTTATCCCGAAAAGAATCTACGAGCCTATCCAGGAGTACTTCGCGGTACCGAAGAATGGAACAATACTTATAAAATCAGGACTGCTGTCGAAAGAGATATCAATCATATGAAAGACTATCTTTGTTTAGCAGGGCGTCGCACACAAAATGAAAAAAACCTTGCATGCCGACCTTATCCTTGCAGGTATCACTCAGCTCATCACCGTCGTTCTCGCTGA
- a CDS encoding glycosyltransferase, with product MIEKKVSVIIATYNSEKVLGKTLQALRKQTYPQDKIEILIMDGMSNDSTRDIAKKYDCIIIDNPKIEQGNAKILGMQHAKGDFILFVDSDEVVENPEAIMNTVIAFEEQPDCKVAVCSGYKRPEDYPAISGYISDCGDPFSFFLYNFPKDYRFYESIIRKYYSVVCDNDKYLVFDCDINNHFPLIEGGCGGIMMRSEYFDNVIPDCRNNIAILYHSFYIMCGKGEHKTIFVKNTPLAHYSADKISRYFNKLKWRICNNIHYTEKGKEVFSGRQNFQKQGKFKKYIFIPYALSFVIPFIHSVPYAISRRNSAYLWHCVLAFYCAIEIIYNYILKLCHITPAFVAYGSKDKIKK from the coding sequence ATGATTGAAAAAAAGGTTTCAGTTATTATTGCAACATATAACTCTGAGAAGGTTTTGGGAAAGACTTTACAGGCATTAAGAAAGCAGACTTACCCTCAAGATAAAATTGAGATATTGATTATGGATGGAATGTCCAATGATTCAACCAGAGATATAGCAAAAAAATATGATTGTATAATTATTGACAACCCAAAAATAGAACAGGGAAATGCAAAGATACTGGGAATGCAACATGCCAAGGGAGACTTTATTTTATTTGTTGATAGTGATGAGGTTGTTGAAAATCCTGAAGCAATAATGAATACGGTTATTGCTTTTGAAGAACAGCCAGATTGTAAAGTTGCAGTTTGTAGTGGGTATAAAAGACCGGAGGATTATCCAGCCATTAGTGGATATATTTCTGATTGTGGTGATCCGTTTTCATTCTTTTTATATAACTTTCCTAAAGATTATAGATTTTATGAAAGTATTATACGTAAATACTATAGTGTTGTTTGCGATAATGATAAATACCTAGTATTTGATTGCGATATCAATAACCATTTTCCATTGATTGAGGGTGGATGTGGTGGAATAATGATGAGATCGGAATATTTCGATAACGTGATTCCAGATTGTAGAAATAATATAGCTATACTCTATCATTCATTTTATATTATGTGTGGCAAAGGAGAACATAAAACTATTTTTGTTAAGAACACTCCTTTGGCACATTATTCTGCGGATAAAATAAGCAGATATTTTAATAAGTTAAAATGGAGAATATGTAATAATATTCATTATACAGAGAAGGGTAAGGAAGTATTCAGCGGACGTCAGAATTTTCAAAAACAGGGTAAATTTAAAAAATATATATTTATTCCATATGCACTTTCTTTTGTAATTCCTTTTATTCATAGTGTTCCATATGCTATTTCTAGAAGAAATAGTGCGTATCTTTGGCATTGCGTTTTAGCTTTTTATTGTGCTATTGAGATTATTTA
- a CDS encoding glycosyltransferase family 8 protein, which yields MRKRVNILYQCDNNFTFMTGVSFASLVINASCNIDYYVYVLTPDMSEENRKKYYQIVSQYPDKNIILEFLSVAECQKEVESWGVPSHRGSWVTYYKLFVARLFPEDSGVDKIIHIGADTLVTGSLEGLVDFEGMPFAMNWSENHRYGHYPRKAHNCVAEMGNGLF from the coding sequence ATGAGAAAAAGAGTAAACATTTTATATCAATGCGATAATAATTTTACTTTCATGACAGGCGTATCATTTGCATCATTAGTAATTAATGCTTCGTGCAATATTGATTATTATGTGTATGTCCTTACCCCTGACATGTCTGAGGAGAATAGAAAAAAGTATTATCAGATAGTGAGTCAGTATCCGGACAAAAATATAATATTGGAGTTCTTATCTGTCGCTGAGTGTCAAAAAGAGGTTGAATCTTGGGGAGTTCCTTCACATAGAGGTTCTTGGGTTACGTATTACAAGCTTTTTGTTGCAAGACTGTTTCCGGAAGATAGCGGTGTAGATAAGATCATCCATATTGGGGCAGATACATTGGTAACAGGTTCATTGGAAGGGCTCGTTGATTTTGAAGGTATGCCTTTTGCAATGAATTGGAGCGAAAATCATCGCTATGGACACTATCCAAGAAAAGCTCATAATTGTGTGGCAGAAATGGGAAATGGTTTATTTTAA
- a CDS encoding DDE-type integrase/transposase/recombinase, which produces MDTYFYQPVQSLVRIYKRNRCSFQFKPSALFFYLKTPQAVLQKIPFFSAPDVSVRAVQRFIKENDLKSARNINIKDRKAFEASDFGCLWQADTCYLPYISEDGKERRTYLIMIIDDHSRMIVGGEIFYNDNAYNFQKVLKRAVETYEIPDKLYLDNGSPYSNDQLTLICDSIATLCLHTPVRDGASKGKVERNLLLLPEWANPTISDALSIHLIRTSI; this is translated from the coding sequence CTGGATACATACTTTTATCAGCCAGTACAATCTCTGGTTCGGATCTATAAAAGAAATAGATGCTCTTTCCAGTTCAAGCCTTCAGCTCTTTTCTTCTATCTAAAAACTCCCCAAGCTGTTCTTCAAAAGATTCCGTTTTTCTCTGCTCCAGATGTCAGTGTCAGAGCTGTTCAACGCTTCATAAAGGAAAACGATCTTAAATCCGCAAGAAACATAAATATCAAAGACCGTAAAGCTTTTGAAGCCTCTGATTTCGGTTGTCTTTGGCAGGCTGATACCTGTTATCTTCCCTACATCAGCGAAGATGGAAAGGAACGCAGGACTTATCTGATCATGATAATCGATGACCATTCAAGGATGATCGTAGGTGGTGAGATCTTCTATAACGATAATGCCTACAACTTCCAGAAGGTCCTGAAAAGAGCTGTTGAGACCTATGAAATTCCTGACAAGCTCTACCTCGACAATGGTTCTCCATACTCCAATGACCAGCTGACACTTATCTGTGATTCCATAGCAACCTTATGCTTGCATACTCCGGTACGAGATGGAGCCAGTAAAGGAAAAGTGGAACGCAATTTACTGCTTCTCCCGGAATGGGCAAATCCTACTATCTCAGATGCTTTGAGCATTCACTTAATCAGAACCAGTATCTGA
- a CDS encoding glucosyltransferase domain-containing protein: MDRAWINLKNVLAKWIKDNKNVLLIALIAGFVCHIYGITNMLGGDDRILNYYTGKPTIEQALQRANSGRWLASIVELGLGWYKSPVVTGFLTIIIMAFSAIFYSEIFGIKDDLKRSLVAIVFEVFPAVCVFITLAPDTFSYGVSFLACNLAMYLLVKSSKMKTIICAIGVLFLGLSLWLPNISAVLMTLIYYVLYQILIEQKESGMIAFFY; the protein is encoded by the coding sequence ATGGATAGAGCATGGATTAATTTGAAAAATGTTTTGGCAAAATGGATAAAAGATAATAAAAATGTATTGTTAATAGCGCTTATTGCAGGATTTGTTTGTCATATTTATGGTATTACCAATATGCTTGGTGGGGACGATCGGATTTTAAATTATTACACTGGTAAACCTACAATTGAACAAGCTTTACAGAGAGCTAATTCAGGAAGATGGTTGGCTTCAATAGTAGAATTGGGACTTGGGTGGTATAAGAGTCCAGTTGTTACTGGCTTTTTGACAATTATAATTATGGCGTTTTCTGCTATTTTTTATTCTGAAATATTCGGTATCAAAGATGATCTGAAAAGAAGTCTTGTGGCAATTGTATTTGAAGTTTTTCCTGCTGTTTGTGTATTTATTACTCTTGCACCTGATACATTTTCATATGGTGTTTCTTTTTTAGCATGCAATCTTGCAATGTATTTGCTTGTAAAGTCTTCAAAAATGAAAACAATAATATGTGCTATAGGTGTTTTGTTTTTGGGATTGTCTTTATGGTTACCTAATATTTCAGCTGTATTGATGACTTTGATTTATTATGTATTATACCAAATTCTTATTGAACAAAAAGAAAGTGGTATGATTGCCTTTTTTTATTAA
- a CDS encoding glycosyltransferase, giving the protein MVYFNLPEWRKHDCEQRIVQHVKKYGDIYGSKDQGILLCTVFIDEYAQLPLKYNIYGMTYYFNKFNRRLFNNAPVISKNEIDDAYSNPEIIHLA; this is encoded by the coding sequence ATGGTTTATTTTAATCTGCCTGAGTGGAGAAAACATGATTGTGAGCAGCGCATAGTCCAGCATGTGAAGAAATATGGCGATATATATGGAAGCAAGGATCAGGGTATATTATTATGTACGGTGTTTATAGATGAGTATGCTCAGCTTCCACTAAAATACAATATTTATGGCATGACATACTACTTTAATAAGTTCAATCGAAGATTATTTAATAATGCTCCTGTTATATCTAAAAATGAGATAGATGATGCTTATTCTAATCCGGAGATTATTCATTTGGCATGA
- a CDS encoding acyltransferase family protein, with product MTKVKYADYSKALAIFFVIMGHMIEMTNVGDGKWIIDTLCYLLHVPTFLIISGYLFSKSYMKHTLKEVIITKSIRLLFPYLIWTLLLTLYTVIINGMSLGDSFCYSSNALWYLAFLWACIICTSFLFKLPNFISKMIMLLLSLCCVASPFLNSTLAKFCIHYGIFLVGFIYLDRIIASRNKYILIAMFISGYMCLVATGYLSMLDALGTGIKTLSIFILKIMGACFLPICFSYIEEKKELKLLTKVGASTIYIYVLHFFIIAIYKNMNNDDWFVYIISVLVVFVFTMAIGVAFENNKYLNKLFSIL from the coding sequence ATGACTAAAGTTAAATATGCAGATTACTCAAAAGCCTTGGCAATATTCTTTGTAATCATGGGGCATATGATTGAGATGACAAATGTTGGGGATGGGAAGTGGATAATTGACACTTTATGTTATCTACTACATGTGCCAACTTTCTTGATTATTAGTGGATATCTGTTTTCAAAAAGTTATATGAAACATACTCTAAAAGAGGTTATTATTACTAAAAGTATTCGATTATTATTTCCGTATTTAATATGGACTTTGCTATTGACTTTATATACCGTGATTATTAATGGTATGTCTTTAGGAGATAGTTTTTGTTATTCTTCAAATGCATTATGGTATTTAGCATTTCTTTGGGCGTGTATTATTTGCACAAGCTTTTTATTTAAGTTGCCAAATTTCATTAGCAAAATGATAATGCTTTTATTATCTTTGTGCTGTGTAGCAAGTCCTTTTTTAAATAGTACGTTGGCTAAGTTTTGTATTCATTACGGAATTTTCCTTGTGGGTTTTATTTATTTGGATAGAATAATAGCATCAAGAAATAAGTATATTTTAATTGCTATGTTTATTTCGGGATATATGTGTTTAGTGGCTACAGGATATTTATCTATGCTTGATGCTTTAGGTACTGGTATCAAAACATTATCAATTTTTATCCTTAAAATTATGGGCGCGTGTTTTTTACCAATATGTTTTAGTTATATTGAGGAAAAGAAAGAATTAAAATTACTTACCAAAGTAGGTGCAAGTACAATTTATATATATGTACTTCATTTTTTCATAATTGCTATATATAAAAATATGAATAATGATGACTGGTTTGTATATATAATATCTGTATTAGTTGTGTTTGTTTTTACAATGGCAATTGGAGTCGCTTTTGAGAATAACAAGTATTTGAATAAATTATTCAGCATATTATAA
- a CDS encoding glycosyltransferase family 4 protein codes for MKTKTILALSWRDIRSPKSGGAEVHTYNLMKCLKEQNYKFISFAPHYDGVPDNEVDENITYIRKGNIITVIFHAFCYYRKNRKTIDYVINQCNTHNFFTRLWVPKRKRIFYIHQLTREIWDINAGFPLNIIGKTLEIFSLRLNRHDYTITVSESTKQELVELGFDPNKIYLAYNAVDPKIIKDEVDDNKVSNRDFIYVGRYSKYKGIDAAIEALGMVHKKYPDAKLRIVGKKDQAFIDEIIAPISQKYNLTIGNNDNCDIIICGFVSEEEKLRLMEKSKALLFPSIREGWGIIVSEAAARGTPSIVYNSPGARDAVDFGNAGYMCDSNNPSNLAELMLDTLESSNRYADIQHKALAYVKRFSWNHNRDEIERMFCRINSD; via the coding sequence ATGAAAACTAAGACAATATTAGCCCTATCATGGCGAGATATACGTTCACCCAAAAGCGGCGGAGCGGAAGTTCATACATACAATCTAATGAAATGTCTTAAGGAGCAGAACTATAAATTTATTAGTTTTGCTCCTCATTATGATGGGGTTCCTGATAATGAAGTTGATGAGAATATTACATATATCAGAAAAGGCAATATCATCACGGTAATATTCCATGCTTTTTGTTACTATAGGAAGAATCGAAAGACAATTGATTATGTTATTAATCAGTGTAATACCCATAACTTCTTCACACGGCTCTGGGTTCCTAAGAGAAAGAGGATATTCTATATCCACCAGTTAACAAGAGAGATATGGGATATCAACGCAGGATTCCCTTTGAATATAATAGGGAAAACGCTTGAGATCTTCTCATTAAGACTTAATCGACATGACTATACTATAACAGTATCCGAATCAACTAAGCAGGAATTGGTAGAACTAGGCTTTGATCCTAATAAAATATATCTGGCATACAATGCAGTTGACCCTAAGATAATAAAAGATGAAGTTGATGATAATAAGGTATCAAATAGAGATTTCATCTATGTTGGGAGATATTCTAAGTATAAAGGCATAGATGCAGCTATAGAAGCTCTTGGTATGGTACATAAGAAATATCCTGATGCAAAACTTAGAATAGTTGGCAAGAAAGATCAGGCATTTATAGACGAAATAATAGCTCCTATATCACAAAAGTATAATCTGACAATTGGAAATAACGATAATTGTGATATCATAATATGTGGCTTCGTATCAGAAGAAGAGAAGCTTAGGCTTATGGAAAAGTCTAAGGCACTTCTATTTCCTTCAATAAGAGAAGGATGGGGAATCATAGTGTCAGAGGCGGCTGCCAGAGGGACTCCGAGTATTGTATATAACAGCCCTGGAGCCAGAGATGCGGTGGACTTTGGTAATGCTGGGTATATGTGCGATAGTAATAACCCTTCGAATTTAGCTGAGCTGATGCTGGATACTTTGGAAAGTTCAAACAGATATGCTGATATACAACATAAAGCATTAGCATATGTAAAAAGATTTAGCTGGAACCACAATCGAGATGAGATAGAAAGAATGTTCTGCAGAATAAATTCTGACTGA
- a CDS encoding MBOAT family O-acyltransferase has protein sequence MIDYACALLIAKDIFPKIILTTSVVLNISVLMYFKYSNFVIGMINDLFRSDIQLLSIILPMGISFYTFKGISYLSDVYRKQVEAERNINRFSAYIIMFPQIMSGPIDSYGRYSDSLKEDLVTLDWLYEGAKRMVLGLSQKVIIANTLGIIVDDIWSKGAGSISWQLAWLCSISYSLQIYFDFAGYSNMAIGIGKMLGYEFSENFNLPYMSKSITEFWRRWHMSLGEWFKKYVYIPLGGNRKSKIGGYINLLVVFLLTGIWHGAAWTFIIWGLLNGILRILEKGLHEKVIQISISRRIKDFIAHVYLILVANFAWVLFRAPDIKQAFIFLNPCLEK, from the coding sequence GTGATAGATTATGCGTGTGCACTTCTTATTGCCAAAGACATTTTTCCCAAAATTATTCTTACAACTTCTGTTGTTCTAAATATTTCTGTATTGATGTATTTTAAATATTCAAATTTTGTTATAGGTATGATCAATGACCTTTTTAGGAGTGATATTCAGCTTTTGAGTATTATATTGCCGATGGGGATTTCGTTTTATACATTTAAAGGGATATCATATCTTTCAGACGTGTATAGGAAACAGGTTGAAGCAGAAAGAAACATTAACAGATTTTCGGCGTATATTATCATGTTCCCACAGATCATGTCTGGTCCTATTGATTCCTATGGAAGGTATAGTGATTCGCTTAAAGAAGACCTTGTTACGTTAGATTGGCTTTACGAGGGTGCAAAGCGTATGGTATTAGGATTATCACAGAAAGTGATAATTGCTAACACGTTAGGAATAATAGTTGATGATATATGGTCCAAAGGAGCTGGATCTATATCATGGCAGCTTGCATGGCTTTGTAGCATTTCTTATTCTTTGCAAATATATTTTGATTTTGCAGGATATAGTAATATGGCAATAGGTATCGGCAAAATGCTGGGATATGAATTTTCGGAGAACTTCAATCTGCCATATATGTCGAAGAGCATAACTGAGTTCTGGCGTAGATGGCATATGTCATTGGGTGAGTGGTTTAAAAAGTATGTTTATATTCCATTAGGTGGAAATAGAAAAAGTAAGATAGGCGGATATATTAATCTTTTAGTTGTCTTTTTGCTAACCGGTATATGGCACGGTGCGGCATGGACTTTCATTATCTGGGGGCTTCTTAATGGAATATTACGAATTTTAGAGAAAGGTTTACATGAAAAAGTAATACAAATATCGATTTCAAGAAGGATTAAAGATTTCATAGCCCATGTATATTTGATCTTAGTTGCCAATTTTGCTTGGGTACTGTTCAGGGCTCCGGATATTAAACAGGCATTTATTTTTTTAAATCCATGTTTGGAAAAATGA
- a CDS encoding helix-turn-helix domain-containing protein: MSISEGRRKEHIVSVTRVKCHCGKTSALIPDLLIPYGSYFIRFVLYVLWKYLTRIKTVEALCDEFHISRSTLYHWIHTFISQYNLWFGSIKEIDALSSSSLQLFSSI, encoded by the coding sequence ATCTCCATTTCTGAAGGCAGACGCAAGGAGCACATTGTCTCTGTAACAAGAGTCAAATGTCACTGTGGCAAGACCAGTGCCCTTATCCCAGACCTTCTGATCCCATACGGTTCCTATTTCATTCGTTTTGTTCTTTATGTCCTTTGGAAATATCTTACTCGTATTAAGACTGTAGAAGCCCTCTGTGACGAGTTCCACATTTCCAGGTCAACTCTCTATCACTGGATACATACTTTTATCAGCCAGTACAATCTCTGGTTCGGATCTATAAAAGAAATAGATGCTCTTTCCAGTTCAAGCCTTCAGCTCTTTTCTTCTATCTAA